One Chaetodon trifascialis isolate fChaTrf1 chromosome 21, fChaTrf1.hap1, whole genome shotgun sequence genomic window carries:
- the kif19 gene encoding kinesin-like protein KIF19, with protein sequence MKDTGESKDHQLTVALRIRPISDAEQEEAATTVAHRVDDQMVVLMDPMEDPDDILRANRSREKTYMFDVAFDYSASQEEVYRATTRGLIEGLISGYNATVFAYGPTGCGKTYTMLGTDKEPGIYVRTLNDLFRAIEETSDDMLYSVSMSYLEIYNEMIRDLLNPSSGFLDLREDSKGVIQVAGITEVSTINAQEIMELLMKGNKQRTQEPTAANQTSSRSHAVLQVAVKQQSRCRDVLQEVRFARLFMIDLAGSERAAQTQNRGQRLKEGAHINRSLLALGNCINALSDKNQTKYVNYRDSKLTRLLKDSLGGNSRTVMIAHISPASVAFEESRNTLTYADRAKSIRTRVKKNLINVSYHIAQYTNIISDLRCEIQRLKKKIADQASRQLNSDRADIRHVQAEVQAHSSQQSRAEMDQLREQLLDAFRQQMEIRRSLMELENSNMEIQIDTSKHLLTIADWEQERSRRRKKWRAERRKESVNKDESEKDSDSPESPPDSTETQQVAMARETLVTLMAEQKKIHKQKALLERRFLELRDRARRLEELLPRRVSSEEQREVLGLLCKVHELEIENAEMQSHALLKDNVIRQKNFVVQRFEQHRHLCDEIIQQQRQFIDDHSLLVPPHLQELYDMYMRELDERKLDRAMALDKVTTRPTIKEGSLPKITLPGQGRDNMQDMDSDQESVRNMCSDHRRGQAKIRRHTLPPILPEPELDNNRVFKNSPHARQMKNSAVMTPPPIHINGKGSRELQPLAPESSLSYSHLSHSVSSHLDSSPESSEAGADIPLSRTERQQILKGVQNIAVKAARRRSKALEVDVLRLPPPSSPLDPKKQKSSLSLSEAPPRGLPMRRGRQPSPELRHATSDDNLSSSTGEGPGLQVTWTRPRYRQVATKNQTPREVDFEARRKKRRSRSFEVTGQALPQTKTTTAQRFRPLDSTSDPHLHNNSQPQAPTLRPQYRGVPPLAKVRAPHNSQQIGFNAESSTAHMNNLKRGPQLRQPQPLLYITTTGTGGQRTRRH encoded by the exons ATGGTGGTTCTGATGGACCCCATGGAGGACCCGGACGACATCCTGCGTGCCAACCGCTCCAGGGAGAAGACGTACATGTTTGACGTGGCGTTCGACTACTCCGCCAGTCAG gaggaggtgtACCGAGCTACAACCAGAGGGCTGATTGAGGGCCTCATATCAGGCTACAATGCCACCGTGTTTGCCTACGGACccacag GTTGTGGGAAGACGTACACCATGTTGGGGACAGACAAGGAGCCTGGCATCTACGTTCGAACGCTGAACGACCTCTTCCGTGCCATCGAGGAGACCAGTGACGACATGCTGTACAGCGTCTCCATGTCTTATCTTGAG ATCTACAATGAGATGATTCGTGACCTGCTGAACCCGTCCTCTGGCTTCTTGGACCTGAGAGAAGACTCCAAAGGGGTGATTCAGGTTGCAGGTATCACGGAGGTGTCTACCATCAATGCACAAGAG ATTATGGAGCTGCTGATGAAGGGCAATAAGCAACGCACCCAGGAGCCAACAGCCGCCAACCAGACGTCATCTCGCTCCCATGCTGTGCTGCAGGTGGCCGTCAAGCAGCAGAGCCGGTGTCGAGACGTCCTGCAGGAGGTCCGCTTTGCACGCCTCTTCATGATTGACCTCGCCGGCTCCGAACGAGCAGCACag ACTCAGAATAGGGGTCAGCGCTTAAAAGAAGGGGCCCACATCAACCGCTCCCTCCTGGCTTTGGGCAACTGCATCAATGCCCTGAGTGAcaaaaaccaaaccaagtaTGTCAACTATCGAGACAGCAAGTTGACTCGACTACTGAAG GACTCATTGGGCGGGAACAGCCGAACGGTCATGATAGCCCATATTAGCCCCGCCTCGGTGGCTTTCGAGGAGTCTCGCAACACGCTGACGTACGCCGACCGTGCCAAAAGCATTCGAACACGG gtaAAGAAGAACCTGATTAATGTGTCTTACCACATTGCTCAGTACACCAACATCATCTCAGACCTGCGCTGCGAGATCCAGCGGCTCAAGAAGAAGATCGCAGATCAGGCGAGCCGCCAGCTGAACTCAGACCGGGCTGACATCCGCCACGTCCAGG CGGAGGTCCAGGCGCACTCCAGCCAGCAGAGTCGGGCAGAGATGGACCAGTTGAGAGAGCAGCTCCTGGATGCCTTCCGCCAGCAGATGGAGATCCGGAGGAGCCTGATGGAGctggaaaacagcaacatgGAGATCCAGATCGACACCTCCAAACACCTGCTAACCATTGCAGA CTGGGAGCAGGAGCGGAGCAGGCGCAGGAAGAAGTGGCGAGctgaaaggaggaaggaaagcgTCAATAAGGACGAAAGCGAGAAGGACTCTGACTCCCCGGAGTCTCCTCCAGACAGCACAGAGACCCAGCAGGTGGCGATGGCCCGAGAAACCCTGGTCACACTCATGGCTGAACAGAAAAAGATCCACAAGCAGAAG GCGTTGCTCGAGCGCAGATTTCTGGAGCTTCGGGATCGAGCGCGGCGcttggaggagctgctgcccCGGCGGGTGAGCTCAGAGGAGCAGCGCGAGGTCCTGGGCCTCCTCTGCAAGGTCCACGAGCTGGAGATCGAGAACGCCGAGATGCAGTCCCACGCGCTGCTCAAGGACAACGTCATCCGGCAGAAAAACTTTGTGGTGCAGCGCTTTGAGCAGCACAGGCACCTGTGTGACGAgatcattcagcagcagagacagttcATAGATG accaCAGTCTGCTGGTACCTCCACACCTCCAGGAGCTGTATGATATGTACATGAGGGAGCTGGATGAGAGGAAGCTGGACAGAGCCATGGCCCTGGATAAAGTGACCACCAGACCCACCATCAAG GAGGGCTCTCTGCCCAAGATCACCCTGCCCGGTCAGGGTCGCGACAACATGCAGGACATGGACTCAGACCAGGAGAGCGTGCGCAACATGTGCTCTGATCACAGACGAGGCCAAGCCAAAATCCGCAGACACACTTTGCCCCCCATTCTGCCTGAGCCGGAGCT GGACAATAACAGAGTTTTTAAGAACAGCCCTCATGCCAGGCAGATGAAAAACTCAGCCGTGATGACGCCGCCTCCCATCCACATTAACGGGAAgggcagcagagag CTGCAGCCGCTGGCTCCCGAGAGCTCTCTGAGCTACAGCCACCTCAGCCACAGTGTCAGCAGCCACCTGGACTCATCGCCCGAGAGCAGCGAGGCCGGGGCTGATATCCCCCTTTCACGGACAG AGCGGCAGCAGATCCTAAAGGGGGTCCAGAACATTGCGGTAAAAGCAGCCCGTCGGCGCTCCAAAGCCCTGGAGGTGGACGTCCTGCGGttgccccctccctcctctcccctggACCCCAAGAAGCAGAAGAGCAGCCTCTCTTTGAGCGAGGCCCCCCCGAGAGGCCTGCCAATGCGGCGCGGCAGGCAGCCGAGCCCCGAGCTCCGACACGCCACCTCGGACGACAACCTGTCCAGCAGCACAGGCGAGGGGCCCGGCCTGCAAGTGACCTGGACGCGCCCGCGCTACCGTCAGGTGGCCACCAAGAACCAGACGCCCCGCGAAGTGGACTTCGAGGCTCGGCGCAAGAAGAGGCGCTCACGCTCTTTCGAGGTCACTGGCCAAGCA CTGCCTCAAACCAAGACAACCACCGCTCAGAGGTTCCGTCCTCTGGACAGCACGTCAGATCCCCATCTCCACAATAACAGCCAGCCCCAGGCTCCCACGCTCCGCCCCCAGTACAGAGGGGTCCCTCCTCTCGCCAAAGTCAGGGCGCCCCACAACAGCCAGCAAATAG gcttCAACGCAGAGTCCTCCACAGCCCACATGAATAACCTGAAGCGGGGGCCCCAGCTGCGGCAGCCCCAGCCCCTCCTCTACATCACCACCACAGGCACCGGGGGCCAGCGCACACGCCGACACTGA